The Bacteroides acidifaciens genome includes a region encoding these proteins:
- a CDS encoding trimeric intracellular cation channel family protein — MPTFVQILDFIGTFAFAISGIRLASAKRFDWFGAYVVGLATAIGGGTIRDVLLDVTPGWMTDPIYLICTGLALVWVICFGRWLIRLNNTFFIFDSIGLALFTVVGVGKSIALGYPFWVAIIMGSITGAAGGVMRDVFINEIPLIFRKEIYAMACVVGGIAYWLCDVAGLEPYGCQLTGGSAVFLTRILAVKYHICLPILKGGDEIKEEIKEE; from the coding sequence ATGCCCACATTCGTTCAAATTCTTGATTTTATAGGCACATTTGCCTTTGCAATTAGTGGTATCCGGCTGGCTTCGGCGAAGCGTTTCGACTGGTTCGGAGCCTATGTTGTCGGACTTGCCACGGCTATCGGTGGCGGTACTATCCGTGATGTCCTGCTTGATGTTACCCCCGGGTGGATGACAGACCCCATTTATCTGATTTGTACGGGGCTGGCTCTGGTGTGGGTTATCTGCTTCGGACGTTGGCTTATCCGGCTCAACAATACATTTTTTATTTTCGACAGTATCGGGCTGGCATTGTTCACTGTGGTAGGTGTGGGCAAGAGCATTGCCTTGGGGTATCCTTTCTGGGTGGCAATCATTATGGGCAGTATCACGGGAGCGGCAGGCGGCGTGATGCGTGATGTCTTTATCAATGAAATCCCCTTGATATTCCGAAAAGAAATTTATGCAATGGCTTGTGTGGTAGGTGGTATTGCCTACTGGCTTTGCGATGTCGCGGGACTTGAGCCATACGGATGCCAGCTAACCGGCGGGTCGGCTGTATTCCTGACCCGCATCCTGGCTGTAAAATATCACATCTGCCTGCCTATATTAAAAGGTGGCGATGAGATAAAAGAGGAGATAAAAGAAGAGTGA
- the wecB gene encoding non-hydrolyzing UDP-N-acetylglucosamine 2-epimerase — protein sequence MKITIVAGARPNFMKIAPITRAIEAARALGKSISYRLVYTGRKEDTSLDASLFSDLDMKAPDVYLGVESSNPTSLTAGIMVAFEQELTENPAHVVLVVDDLTATMSCAIVAKKQGIKVAHLVAGTRSFDMKMPKEVNRMITDGLSDYLFTAGMVANRNLNQTGTESENVYYVGNILIDAIRYNRNRLLKPIWFSVLGLQEGNYLLLTLNRRVLLNDKENLRQLMETLIEKSAGMPIVAPLHTYVRNAIKELGIEAPNLHIMPPQNYLFFGYLINKAKGIVTDSGNVAEEATFLGIPCITLNTYAEHPETWRMGTNELVGEDPALLAKAMDTLMKGEWKRGELPERWDGRTAERIVQILSSK from the coding sequence ATGAAAATAACAATTGTTGCCGGGGCACGCCCCAATTTCATGAAGATAGCTCCCATTACACGCGCTATTGAAGCCGCACGGGCGCTGGGTAAAAGTATCTCCTACCGACTGGTCTACACGGGCAGAAAAGAGGATACGAGTCTGGACGCTTCTCTCTTTTCGGACCTCGACATGAAGGCTCCCGATGTATATCTGGGAGTGGAAAGCAGTAATCCAACGAGTTTGACAGCAGGAATCATGGTAGCGTTCGAACAGGAGCTGACCGAGAACCCTGCACACGTTGTTCTTGTTGTGGACGACCTCACCGCAACGATGAGTTGCGCTATCGTTGCCAAGAAACAAGGAATCAAGGTGGCGCACCTTGTGGCCGGAACCCGCTCTTTCGACATGAAGATGCCGAAAGAAGTGAACCGCATGATTACGGACGGACTGTCCGACTACTTGTTCACAGCCGGCATGGTCGCCAACCGTAATCTGAATCAGACGGGTACGGAAAGCGAAAATGTATATTATGTAGGCAACATCCTCATAGATGCTATCCGTTACAACCGCAACCGGCTACTCAAACCGATATGGTTCTCCGTATTGGGACTCCAGGAAGGCAATTATCTCCTGCTCACCCTCAACCGTCGCGTCTTGCTCAATGACAAAGAGAATCTGCGGCAACTGATGGAAACATTGATTGAGAAATCTGCCGGCATGCCTATCGTAGCGCCATTGCACACGTATGTACGCAACGCGATTAAGGAACTGGGCATCGAAGCCCCTAACTTGCATATCATGCCACCACAGAATTACCTATTCTTCGGTTATCTGATTAATAAGGCGAAAGGGATTGTCACCGACTCCGGCAATGTCGCCGAAGAAGCAACTTTCCTGGGTATCCCTTGCATTACTCTCAATACGTACGCCGAGCATCCCGAGACATGGCGCATGGGAACCAACGAGCTTGTCGGAGAAGACCCGGCTCTGCTCGCCAAAGCAATGGACACACTGATGAAAGGCGAATGGAAGCGCGGTGAACTCCCCGAACGTTGGGACGGACGGACCGCAGAGCGTATCGTACAGATTCTATCAAGCAAATAA
- a CDS encoding DUF4251 domain-containing protein, translating to MKTKKQILMLLLALLVGLPTLSAQSKKEKKEQKKEAVTKLIASENYKIDVQTALPMRGRSVPLTSPYSLEIRNDSVISYLPYFGRAYSIPYGGGDGLNFRAPLKEYTMKMDKKGNAVIQFIARNPEDRYEFRVKVYPNGSASIDVNMQNRQSISFQGELDMKDE from the coding sequence CTAATGTTGTTACTAGCCTTGCTAGTAGGACTCCCTACCCTTTCAGCTCAAAGTAAAAAAGAAAAGAAGGAACAGAAGAAAGAAGCTGTGACGAAACTCATCGCATCCGAAAATTACAAAATAGATGTACAGACCGCCCTGCCGATGCGCGGACGTTCCGTCCCACTGACATCTCCCTACTCACTGGAAATCAGAAATGATTCGGTCATCTCCTACCTGCCTTATTTCGGACGGGCTTACAGCATCCCTTATGGTGGCGGGGACGGACTGAATTTCAGAGCACCCCTCAAAGAATATACAATGAAAATGGATAAGAAAGGAAATGCCGTCATCCAATTCATCGCCCGGAATCCCGAAGACAGATATGAATTCAGGGTAAAAGTGTATCCTAACGGTTCAGCAAGCATTGATGTAAACATGCAGAACCGGCAATCCATCAGTTTTCAGGGAGAGTTGGATATGAAAGACGAATAA